Proteins found in one Alicyclobacillus cycloheptanicus genomic segment:
- a CDS encoding divergent PAP2 family protein — translation MLHDTILPDHIVLRDSSYIWIGPLVAMVVAQILKPIIIMIQLRRFDWARMRQSGGMPSSHTALVVALVTELWLRAGGRNPILAIAIFIALIVMYDAAGVRWQTGRQAAVLNRLLNDLRGHALRTGEIQQPQHRADGAAAPPAGQPSVPQGQNLELNPIESQSKLKGLQPIPVVKLPWFMIDWPVLNEQIGHKPIEVIGGCVVGIGVALYLH, via the coding sequence GTGTTGCACGACACCATCCTGCCTGACCACATCGTCCTGCGGGACTCGTCCTACATCTGGATTGGCCCATTGGTGGCCATGGTCGTGGCGCAGATACTGAAGCCCATCATCATTATGATTCAACTTCGCCGCTTCGACTGGGCCCGCATGCGGCAGTCTGGGGGGATGCCGAGTTCTCACACAGCGCTTGTCGTCGCGCTCGTGACCGAGTTGTGGCTGCGTGCGGGCGGACGCAACCCCATTTTGGCGATCGCGATTTTCATCGCCCTCATCGTCATGTACGATGCGGCGGGGGTTCGGTGGCAAACCGGTCGTCAGGCCGCCGTGCTGAACCGCCTGCTGAACGACCTCCGAGGTCACGCACTGCGCACTGGAGAGATTCAGCAGCCTCAACACCGTGCAGACGGCGCCGCCGCGCCGCCCGCTGGACAACCCTCTGTGCCCCAGGGGCAAAACCTTGAATTGAATCCGATTGAGTCCCAGAGCAAGCTGAAGGGGCTGCAACCGATACCCGTCGTCAAGCTTCCTTGGTTTATGATTGACTGGCCGGTCTTGAATGAGCAAATTGGCCACAAACCCATTGAAGTCATCGGCGGGTGTGTCGTCGGCATCGGCGTGGCCCTGTACCTGCATTAG
- a CDS encoding ABC transporter transmembrane domain-containing protein yields MRVFLDLMWFFKKHRTRYITGVGLLMLVSIIGLVPPRVVGILVNQFGSHTLTRAHLWQGILAIAATALATYVLRYWWRMYLYGGSIQLATDLRATLYEHFTNMSPQFYHQKRIGDLMAHATNDIQAVQETAGDGILTLVDSITTGGVVIATMAIVINWKLTMLALLPLPVIALTVSRYGKLLHDRFFKAQAAFSDINDRVQEHITGVRVVRAFGQEAWERENFVALSQDVVDKNVAVARIDALFDPTVSAIVGVSYFLSIAIGAVFVVHHQLNIGQLTTFTMYIGQLVWPMMALGFLFNTVERGRASYGRIQALLAVKADVYDRAGALERVPSGDVVFAVHRFQYPDAAASALEAVHLTIRQGQTLGIVGRTGCGKSTLLRLLLREFDVTDGDIWIGGTSIYDVTLHALRGAIAYAPQDDFLFSASIADNIAFAKPGATREEIERVAKIACVHDDILRFAKGYDTVVGERGVTLSGGQKQRISIARALLLDAEILLLDDTLSAVDARTETHILDELRRNRVHRTTLIATHRLSAVEHADQIIVLDEGRVVEQGTHAQLLTADGWYADMYRRQQLEALVERGVSG; encoded by the coding sequence TTGCGAGTTTTTCTCGACCTCATGTGGTTTTTCAAAAAACATCGAACGCGGTACATCACCGGCGTCGGGCTGCTCATGCTCGTCTCCATCATTGGACTCGTCCCACCGCGCGTCGTCGGCATCCTGGTCAACCAGTTTGGCAGCCACACCCTGACCCGCGCGCACTTGTGGCAGGGCATCCTGGCCATCGCTGCGACTGCGCTGGCCACGTATGTCCTTCGCTACTGGTGGCGCATGTATTTGTACGGCGGCTCCATCCAGCTCGCGACCGACCTGCGTGCCACCCTCTATGAGCACTTCACCAACATGTCGCCGCAGTTCTATCATCAAAAGCGTATCGGCGACTTGATGGCACATGCGACCAATGACATTCAGGCCGTCCAGGAAACGGCTGGAGACGGCATTCTCACGCTGGTCGACTCCATTACGACGGGCGGCGTCGTGATCGCGACGATGGCCATCGTCATCAACTGGAAACTCACGATGCTCGCGTTGCTGCCGTTGCCGGTCATCGCCCTGACGGTCAGCCGCTACGGAAAATTGCTGCATGACCGGTTTTTCAAAGCCCAGGCGGCCTTTTCGGACATCAACGACCGCGTGCAGGAGCACATCACAGGCGTGCGCGTGGTGCGCGCGTTTGGACAGGAAGCGTGGGAGCGGGAGAACTTTGTCGCGCTGTCGCAGGACGTTGTGGACAAGAACGTCGCCGTGGCGCGCATCGATGCACTGTTTGACCCCACCGTGTCCGCCATCGTGGGCGTGTCCTACTTTTTGTCCATCGCGATTGGCGCGGTCTTCGTCGTGCATCACCAGTTGAACATTGGGCAGCTGACCACCTTTACGATGTACATCGGACAGCTGGTCTGGCCGATGATGGCGCTCGGCTTTCTGTTTAACACGGTGGAGCGCGGACGAGCCTCGTACGGACGCATCCAAGCCCTGCTCGCCGTGAAGGCGGACGTGTACGACCGGGCGGGTGCGCTTGAACGCGTGCCAAGCGGTGACGTGGTCTTTGCGGTCCACCGGTTTCAGTACCCGGATGCCGCTGCGTCCGCACTGGAAGCCGTACACCTGACCATCCGTCAGGGCCAGACCCTGGGCATCGTCGGCCGAACCGGGTGCGGCAAGAGCACCTTGCTCCGGCTGCTGCTGCGGGAGTTTGACGTAACCGACGGCGACATCTGGATTGGCGGGACGTCCATTTACGATGTCACACTGCACGCACTGCGCGGGGCGATTGCCTATGCGCCGCAGGATGACTTTTTGTTCTCGGCGTCCATCGCAGACAACATCGCCTTCGCCAAACCGGGTGCGACGCGGGAGGAGATTGAGCGCGTCGCGAAAATCGCCTGTGTCCACGACGATATCCTGCGCTTTGCCAAGGGGTATGACACGGTCGTCGGCGAACGCGGCGTCACGCTGTCTGGCGGCCAGAAACAGCGCATCTCCATCGCCCGGGCGCTCCTGCTCGACGCAGAAATTCTGCTCTTGGACGACACCTTGTCCGCGGTCGACGCCCGCACAGAGACACACATCCTCGACGAATTGCGGCGAAATCGAGTCCATCGGACCACGCTGATTGCCACCCACCGCTTGAGCGCAGTGGAACACGCCGACCAAATCATCGTCCTGGACGAAGGCCGGGTGGTCGAACAAGGGACCCACGCACAGCTGCTGACGGCGGACGGCTGGTACGCCGATATGTACCGGCGGCAGCAGTTAGAAGCCTTGGTAGAGCGAGGTGTGTCCGGTTGA
- a CDS encoding NADP-dependent oxidoreductase — MSIQNSEIRLSARPIGMPTMETFQFVDIDMPTPRDGQVVLKLLYLSVDPYMRGRMSDAKSYVAPFEVGKSFEGEAVAQVVESRHDRYAVGDIVFGRLPWRRYGLSDGHGIRKLDLSIAPMTAYLSVLGTTGLTAYFGLFDIGQPKPGETVVVSGAAGAVGMTVGQIAKLCGCRVVGIAGSDAKTEYLVQELGFDAAINYKTQNLHTALKEACPNGVDVYFDNVGGTVTDAVLLRINDDARIPVCGQIALYNLAKPEMGPRLLSQLVVHRALMKGFIVTDYQPRFPHAIRHLASWVRAGQLKYKETIVEGFENVPDAFLGLFRGENIGKQLVKVADPQ, encoded by the coding sequence ATGTCCATTCAGAACAGCGAGATCCGTCTATCCGCACGCCCGATTGGCATGCCCACGATGGAAACGTTTCAGTTTGTCGACATCGACATGCCGACACCGCGCGATGGACAAGTTGTGCTGAAGCTGCTGTACCTTTCCGTCGACCCCTACATGCGCGGGCGGATGAGTGACGCAAAATCGTACGTTGCGCCGTTTGAAGTCGGGAAGTCCTTCGAAGGCGAGGCGGTTGCCCAAGTGGTCGAGAGCCGTCACGACCGGTACGCCGTTGGCGACATTGTGTTCGGACGCCTCCCCTGGCGACGCTACGGATTGTCGGACGGCCACGGCATCCGCAAGCTTGATTTGTCCATCGCGCCGATGACCGCCTACCTCAGCGTGCTTGGCACCACGGGGCTTACGGCGTACTTTGGCCTGTTTGACATCGGGCAGCCGAAGCCGGGTGAAACGGTCGTCGTCTCGGGCGCGGCTGGTGCTGTCGGCATGACCGTGGGTCAGATCGCGAAGTTGTGCGGGTGCCGCGTCGTCGGCATTGCGGGCTCGGACGCGAAAACCGAGTACCTGGTTCAAGAACTCGGATTTGACGCGGCCATCAACTACAAGACCCAGAACCTGCACACCGCCCTGAAGGAAGCATGCCCGAACGGCGTCGACGTGTACTTCGACAACGTCGGCGGCACCGTGACCGATGCGGTACTGCTTCGCATCAATGACGATGCGCGAATTCCTGTCTGCGGACAGATTGCGCTCTACAACCTGGCAAAACCTGAGATGGGGCCGCGGCTGCTGTCGCAGCTGGTGGTGCACCGAGCGCTGATGAAAGGCTTCATCGTCACAGACTACCAGCCTCGATTCCCCCATGCGATTCGGCATCTCGCAAGCTGGGTACGCGCCGGCCAACTCAAGTACAAAGAGACCATCGTGGAAGGATTTGAGAACGTCCCGGACGCTTTTCTCGGTCTGTTCCGCGGCGAAAACATCGGGAAGCAGCTGGTGAAAGTCGCCGATCCACAATAA
- the rpmI gene encoding 50S ribosomal protein L35 — translation MPKMKTHSGLSKRVKKTASGQLKRAHAFAYHKAAAKTPKRKRHLRGTTLVSRGDTRRIKQMIAYVK, via the coding sequence ATGCCAAAGATGAAGACACACAGCGGCCTGTCGAAGCGCGTGAAGAAGACAGCATCCGGCCAGTTGAAGCGCGCGCACGCGTTTGCCTACCATAAAGCTGCTGCCAAAACCCCGAAACGCAAGCGCCATCTGCGCGGCACCACATTGGTTTCGCGCGGCGATACCCGCCGCATCAAGCAGATGATTGCGTACGTGAAGTAA
- the infC gene encoding translation initiation factor IF-3, whose protein sequence is MSKDDFQVNDGIRAREVRVIDEDGTQLGIMQLRDARRIAEEKNLDLVNVAPTARPPVCRIMDYGKFKYEQSKKEKEARKNQKVVLLKEVRMTPNIEEHDFQVKLKNVMKFLAEGDKVKVSVRFRGREITHSSIGQQVLMRLAQAASEQAIVERFPKLEGRSMVMILAPKQPSA, encoded by the coding sequence ATTAGCAAAGACGACTTTCAAGTGAATGACGGGATTCGCGCGCGGGAAGTTCGCGTCATTGACGAGGACGGAACGCAACTCGGCATCATGCAGCTGCGGGATGCGCGCCGAATTGCAGAAGAGAAGAACCTGGACCTGGTGAATGTCGCGCCGACCGCTCGACCGCCGGTTTGCCGGATTATGGACTACGGCAAATTCAAGTACGAGCAGAGCAAGAAGGAAAAGGAAGCTCGGAAGAACCAGAAGGTTGTGTTGTTGAAAGAAGTTCGGATGACGCCGAACATCGAAGAACACGACTTCCAGGTGAAACTCAAAAACGTCATGAAGTTCCTTGCTGAGGGAGATAAGGTAAAGGTCTCCGTTCGGTTCCGTGGACGTGAAATCACGCATTCGTCCATCGGCCAGCAGGTTTTGATGCGACTTGCCCAGGCAGCTTCAGAACAAGCCATCGTAGAGCGGTTTCCAAAGCTGGAAGGGCGCAGCATGGTCATGATTCTGGCTCCGAAGCAGCCCAGCGCGTAA
- the thrS gene encoding threonine--tRNA ligase, with the protein MQEVKQQVKARLKDGSERIYDAGTTFADIAASISAGLAREAVAAKVNGKVLDLSRTLDEDADVELLTLRDPEGVDVMRHTCAHVMAQAVARVFPGTKFAIGPVIENGFYYDFADHDFTPDDLPRIEAEMQKIIKEDFPVIREVISRDEALAMFRAREDRFKVEIIQDLPAAETITIYKQGEFVDLCRGPHLPSTGRIKAFKLMSIAGAYWRGDASREMLTRLYAVAFAKKSELEEYLKRLEEAKQRDHRRLGKELELFMFSEEAPGMPFYLPNGLIIRNQLEAYERSLQVAAGYQEVRTPIIMNQRLWEQSGHWGHYQENMYVTRVDEELFAMKPMNCPGHMLIFKHKQRSYRDLPLRIAEYGQVHRHELSGTLGGMMRVRTFTQDDAHIFCRPDQIESEIQGVLKLVETIYGVFGFSYHMELSTRPEDSMGSDELWEQAESALKRALEGAGVAYRINPGDGAFYGPKIDFHVRDAIGRTWQCATVQLDFQMPERFDLSYVGADNERYRPVVIHRAIFGSVDRFIGILTEHFGGAFPAWLAPVQVRVLPVGADYVDYADKVAGTLRDAGFRVEVDARSEKIGYKIREAQVLKTPYTLVVGEREQSEGSVSVRRYGTGDQGQIPLGDFEARLRDEVDRKALLVGSQMQ; encoded by the coding sequence ATGCAGGAAGTGAAGCAGCAAGTCAAAGCGAGACTCAAAGACGGGTCCGAGCGCATCTATGACGCAGGCACCACGTTCGCCGACATCGCCGCGTCCATCAGCGCCGGGCTGGCCCGCGAGGCAGTCGCGGCCAAAGTGAACGGAAAGGTCCTCGACTTGTCGCGCACGCTCGATGAGGATGCCGACGTCGAACTGCTGACCCTGCGCGACCCGGAAGGCGTGGATGTCATGCGCCACACCTGCGCGCACGTGATGGCACAGGCCGTTGCGCGGGTGTTTCCGGGCACCAAGTTTGCCATCGGGCCGGTGATTGAGAACGGCTTCTACTACGATTTTGCCGATCACGACTTTACACCGGACGACCTTCCGCGCATCGAAGCCGAGATGCAGAAGATAATTAAGGAAGACTTTCCGGTGATTCGCGAAGTCATCAGCAGGGACGAGGCCTTGGCGATGTTTCGGGCGCGGGAAGACCGGTTCAAGGTCGAGATCATCCAGGACCTGCCTGCGGCTGAAACCATCACCATCTACAAACAGGGCGAGTTCGTCGACCTCTGCCGCGGGCCGCACTTGCCGTCGACCGGGCGCATCAAGGCCTTCAAGCTGATGTCCATCGCGGGCGCCTATTGGCGCGGTGACGCCAGCCGTGAGATGTTGACCCGGCTGTACGCGGTGGCATTCGCGAAAAAGTCCGAGCTTGAGGAATACCTGAAGCGGCTGGAAGAGGCCAAACAGCGCGACCATCGGCGGCTTGGCAAGGAACTGGAACTGTTTATGTTCTCCGAAGAAGCGCCTGGCATGCCGTTTTATCTGCCAAACGGGCTCATCATCCGCAATCAGCTGGAGGCGTACGAGCGCTCCCTGCAGGTGGCCGCCGGCTACCAGGAGGTGCGCACACCCATCATCATGAACCAGCGGCTCTGGGAGCAGTCCGGTCACTGGGGACACTACCAGGAGAACATGTACGTGACGCGTGTCGACGAAGAACTGTTCGCGATGAAGCCGATGAACTGTCCGGGGCACATGTTGATCTTCAAGCACAAGCAGCGGTCATACCGTGATTTGCCGCTGCGCATCGCGGAGTATGGTCAGGTACACCGCCATGAGTTAAGCGGCACCTTGGGCGGGATGATGCGGGTGCGGACGTTTACCCAGGACGACGCCCACATCTTCTGCCGGCCGGACCAAATCGAATCGGAGATTCAGGGTGTCCTGAAGCTGGTCGAGACCATCTACGGCGTGTTCGGATTCTCCTACCATATGGAGTTGTCGACTCGGCCGGAGGATTCCATGGGTTCGGATGAACTGTGGGAACAGGCGGAGAGCGCCCTCAAGCGCGCACTGGAGGGGGCGGGTGTGGCGTACCGCATCAATCCGGGGGACGGCGCGTTTTACGGGCCGAAGATTGACTTCCACGTGCGGGACGCCATCGGCCGCACCTGGCAGTGTGCCACCGTTCAGTTGGATTTCCAGATGCCGGAGCGCTTCGACCTGAGTTACGTGGGCGCCGATAATGAGCGGTATCGTCCGGTCGTGATCCACCGTGCGATTTTCGGGTCCGTCGATCGGTTCATCGGCATTTTGACCGAGCACTTTGGGGGCGCGTTCCCGGCCTGGCTTGCGCCGGTGCAGGTGCGCGTGCTGCCCGTGGGTGCGGATTACGTCGACTATGCAGACAAAGTTGCGGGGACGCTGCGTGACGCAGGGTTTCGGGTCGAAGTGGATGCGCGCTCGGAGAAAATCGGCTACAAGATTCGCGAGGCGCAGGTGTTGAAGACCCCGTATACGCTGGTGGTCGGCGAACGCGAACAATCGGAAGGCAGCGTCAGCGTCCGCCGCTACGGCACAGGCGACCAGGGGCAGATACCGCTGGGCGACTTTGAAGCCCGGCTGCGCGACGAGGTCGACCGCAAGGCGCTCCTGGTGGGTTCGCAGATGCAGTGA
- a CDS encoding TrmH family RNA methyltransferase yields the protein MYLESPQNPKIHRWSQLKAKKGRQTHGAFLVEGSRLVEECLRSSFEVEAVLWDVGTDELPDPLTEAAMQRGVPVIEVAPRAFAEVSDTVTSQGVIAVAKLPNAALPPGQASFCVALDGVRDPGNVGTLLRSADAFGADAVYCGTGTVDPFSPKVVRASMGGIFRFPVHHGDSVALISSWRQAWPEGQVALADAHADMDCDALDFCRPTLILVGGEAFGASPEAAALATVKIRIPMTGMADSLNAAIAGSVLLYEANRQRRAQA from the coding sequence TTGTATCTCGAATCACCGCAAAACCCGAAAATTCACCGCTGGAGCCAGCTCAAAGCGAAAAAGGGCCGCCAGACCCACGGCGCCTTTCTCGTCGAGGGCAGCAGACTCGTGGAGGAGTGCCTTCGTTCTTCCTTTGAAGTCGAGGCGGTGCTGTGGGATGTGGGGACGGACGAACTGCCCGACCCGCTGACGGAGGCGGCCATGCAACGCGGTGTGCCCGTCATCGAAGTTGCGCCTCGTGCCTTCGCGGAAGTGTCCGACACCGTGACCTCGCAGGGTGTCATTGCGGTCGCCAAACTTCCAAACGCCGCCCTGCCGCCCGGGCAGGCGTCGTTCTGCGTGGCCCTCGATGGCGTTCGTGATCCGGGAAATGTCGGCACGCTCCTGCGCAGCGCCGATGCGTTCGGTGCAGATGCCGTCTACTGCGGCACAGGCACGGTCGATCCGTTTTCGCCAAAGGTCGTCCGGGCGTCCATGGGCGGGATTTTTCGGTTCCCGGTGCACCACGGCGACTCTGTGGCCCTGATTTCATCATGGCGACAGGCGTGGCCAGAGGGACAGGTGGCGCTCGCGGACGCGCACGCCGACATGGACTGTGACGCGCTCGACTTTTGCCGTCCGACACTCATCTTGGTCGGCGGGGAGGCGTTTGGCGCGTCGCCGGAAGCCGCGGCGCTGGCGACGGTCAAGATTCGCATCCCGATGACCGGCATGGCCGACAGCCTCAATGCGGCCATCGCTGGCTCGGTGCTGCTGTATGAGGCAAACCGTCAGCGGCGCGCACAGGCGTAG
- a CDS encoding spore coat associated protein CotJA → MDRQWRVYTPYRSPFDPCPPLEPKMYIVPPNQFIVYQPKNLRQFSPREALRRGTLWPDLYSPYERPRRERSKDGDES, encoded by the coding sequence ATGGATCGCCAGTGGCGAGTCTATACGCCGTACCGGAGCCCCTTTGACCCCTGCCCGCCCTTGGAGCCCAAAATGTACATTGTGCCGCCCAACCAATTTATCGTGTACCAGCCAAAGAACCTGCGTCAATTTTCACCGCGCGAAGCGCTGCGCCGCGGCACCTTGTGGCCAGACCTATACAGCCCGTATGAGCGTCCCAGGCGGGAGCGGTCCAAGGATGGTGATGAGTCATGA
- a CDS encoding spore coat protein CotJB gives MSRVVPREYYQLMSELQAIDFVLVELTLYLDTHPDDTQAIAQFAQFQRRKTALMAQFESAFGPIRGFGNSPVGSQWTWAEGPWPWQV, from the coding sequence ATGAGCCGAGTCGTTCCACGCGAGTACTATCAGTTGATGTCCGAGCTGCAGGCCATTGATTTTGTGTTGGTGGAATTGACGCTGTACCTCGACACCCACCCGGACGATACGCAGGCAATCGCCCAGTTTGCGCAATTCCAGCGAAGAAAGACGGCGCTGATGGCCCAGTTTGAGTCCGCATTTGGACCGATCCGCGGATTCGGCAACAGTCCGGTCGGCTCGCAGTGGACCTGGGCCGAAGGCCCTTGGCCTTGGCAAGTGTAG
- a CDS encoding manganese catalase family protein, translated as MWIYEKKLQYPVRVSKCDPKMAKFLIEQYGGADGELAAALRYLNQRYTIPDKVIGLLTDIGTEEFAHLEMIATMVYKLTKDATPEQMKAAGLGEHYVDHDKALFYHNAAGVPWTAAYIQAKGDPIADLHEDIAAEEKARATYQWLIDITDDVDLQDSLKFLREREVVHSIRFREAVEILKEYQDEKRVF; from the coding sequence GTGTGGATCTACGAGAAAAAGCTGCAATATCCGGTTCGGGTCAGCAAGTGCGACCCGAAAATGGCGAAGTTTTTGATTGAGCAGTACGGCGGCGCAGATGGAGAACTGGCGGCTGCGCTGCGCTACTTGAATCAGCGTTACACCATCCCGGACAAGGTCATCGGCCTGTTGACGGACATCGGCACAGAAGAGTTCGCCCACCTGGAAATGATTGCAACGATGGTCTACAAACTCACCAAGGACGCCACGCCGGAGCAAATGAAAGCTGCAGGGCTCGGAGAACACTATGTCGATCACGACAAAGCCCTCTTTTACCACAACGCCGCTGGCGTTCCCTGGACAGCCGCGTACATTCAGGCGAAAGGTGACCCGATTGCGGATCTCCACGAAGACATCGCCGCAGAGGAGAAGGCGAGAGCGACTTACCAGTGGCTGATTGACATCACGGACGACGTGGACCTGCAGGACAGCTTGAAGTTCCTGCGTGAACGGGAGGTCGTGCATTCCATCCGATTCCGGGAAGCCGTGGAGATTTTGAAGGAGTACCAAGACGAGAAACGCGTCTTCTAA
- the rplT gene encoding 50S ribosomal protein L20, which produces MARVKSGMVTRRRHKQILKLARGYRGSKHRLFRTAKQQVMKSLMYAYRDRRVRKRDFRRLWIQRINAAARLNGLSYSRLMYGLKLAGVEVNRKMLADLAVADSQAFTELVNVARTKLDA; this is translated from the coding sequence ATGGCACGTGTAAAAAGCGGCATGGTGACACGCCGTCGGCATAAACAAATTCTGAAACTCGCGAGGGGGTATCGCGGCTCCAAGCACCGGCTGTTCAGAACCGCCAAGCAGCAGGTCATGAAGTCCCTGATGTACGCGTACCGCGACCGTCGGGTCCGCAAGCGTGATTTCCGTCGGCTGTGGATTCAGCGCATCAACGCCGCTGCCCGCCTGAACGGCCTGTCCTACAGCCGGTTGATGTACGGACTGAAGCTGGCCGGAGTCGAAGTGAACCGCAAGATGCTGGCTGACCTGGCCGTTGCGGATTCCCAGGCATTCACCGAGCTGGTGAACGTCGCCCGTACCAAACTCGACGCCTGA
- a CDS encoding DUF169 domain-containing protein, protein MDAKELGTQIDKYVRPDTFPVGVKIVSSDSDLPAKAKRPVRDFGEHITICQSIGFSRRYGWTIAMNGEDLSCPIAKVAFGYKPALDYYTDGNLVCGMYTADEETAKRTEADVPKLTAEESGFFVSFPLERAPFDPDVVVVYANSAQVMRLVAAALYLRGGSIPSTFSARADCADIAIKTLRTGEPQVILPCYGDRVFAQTHDHEMAFSFPFSAADDLVAGLEGTNRGGVRYPIPQFLRYTAEFPPTYQKLNQLLDEAAPSK, encoded by the coding sequence ATGGACGCAAAAGAACTTGGCACACAGATTGACAAGTATGTACGACCAGACACGTTTCCGGTGGGCGTCAAAATCGTTTCGTCCGATTCTGATTTACCCGCAAAGGCGAAGCGTCCCGTCCGTGACTTCGGCGAGCACATCACCATTTGCCAGTCGATTGGTTTTTCGCGCCGTTATGGCTGGACCATCGCGATGAACGGGGAGGACCTTTCCTGCCCGATTGCAAAAGTCGCGTTCGGCTACAAGCCGGCACTGGACTACTACACGGATGGCAATCTCGTCTGCGGGATGTACACCGCCGACGAAGAGACAGCGAAGCGGACGGAGGCTGACGTGCCCAAGCTGACGGCTGAAGAAAGCGGATTCTTCGTGTCGTTTCCGCTCGAACGCGCGCCGTTCGATCCGGACGTTGTGGTCGTCTATGCGAACTCGGCGCAGGTCATGCGCCTGGTCGCGGCGGCGTTGTACTTGCGGGGCGGCAGCATTCCTTCGACCTTCTCTGCGCGGGCGGATTGTGCGGACATCGCCATTAAAACGCTTCGAACCGGGGAACCTCAGGTGATTTTGCCGTGTTATGGCGATCGCGTCTTTGCCCAGACACACGACCACGAAATGGCCTTCAGCTTTCCATTTTCGGCGGCGGACGACCTGGTTGCGGGGCTGGAAGGCACGAACCGCGGCGGGGTGCGTTACCCGATTCCGCAATTCCTGCGCTACACAGCGGAATTTCCGCCGACGTATCAGAAGCTGAATCAGCTACTGGATGAGGCCGCACCGTCAAAGTGA
- the ytxC gene encoding sporulation protein YtxC, translated as MHTLEIRSTISSAALSQVLMKDGFEVTGVESDSKRLIVAWGPDGESQLAASVASFLLQDWLHGWIQQRMEAAYSFLDEEEREYVSLLTFHAVRKHWNDDGDLPSQETIASLLLEALTKSLYHDVPLNLDAFVRFRMRDAQKEIDGAIQTMVDQFLNDREYEEFVAMLRYMLDAQPRTEQTLHLFCSDERVWLCDASGELIRDAEVTTAAYTVSEGEEVNSEDLAMSILIMRSPCSIVIHDITSAAPWPSFSETVERVFLDRAARCDHCSTCQELMRAARAGHTGHTVEDVDASDVRGEAGSAGVPRGGSLP; from the coding sequence GTGCACACCCTAGAAATACGGTCAACGATCTCGTCCGCAGCACTCTCTCAGGTACTGATGAAAGATGGATTTGAAGTGACTGGGGTGGAGTCTGACAGCAAACGGCTGATTGTCGCCTGGGGACCTGACGGTGAGTCGCAGCTGGCGGCGTCCGTCGCGTCATTTTTGTTGCAGGATTGGCTGCATGGATGGATTCAACAACGGATGGAGGCGGCGTATTCGTTTTTGGATGAAGAGGAGCGCGAATATGTGTCCCTCCTCACCTTCCACGCGGTCCGCAAACATTGGAACGATGATGGCGATCTGCCGTCGCAGGAGACCATCGCGTCCCTCCTGTTGGAGGCTCTGACCAAGTCACTTTATCACGACGTGCCGCTGAACCTGGATGCGTTTGTGCGGTTTCGCATGCGGGATGCACAGAAAGAGATAGACGGCGCCATCCAGACGATGGTCGACCAGTTTCTAAACGACCGTGAATACGAGGAATTTGTCGCGATGCTGCGCTATATGCTGGATGCGCAGCCGAGGACGGAGCAAACCCTGCACCTGTTTTGCTCGGACGAACGCGTCTGGCTCTGCGACGCCAGCGGCGAGTTGATTCGCGATGCGGAAGTCACCACCGCCGCGTACACGGTATCAGAAGGGGAAGAGGTCAACAGCGAAGACCTCGCGATGAGCATCCTCATCATGCGTTCGCCGTGCAGCATCGTGATCCACGACATCACGTCGGCGGCGCCATGGCCGAGTTTCTCGGAGACGGTCGAGCGCGTGTTTCTGGACCGTGCGGCTCGCTGTGACCATTGTTCCACCTGTCAGGAATTGATGCGCGCCGCCCGCGCCGGGCACACCGGGCACACCGTGGAAGACGTTGACGCCTCTGACGTCCGAGGAGAGGCGGGTTCGGCGGGGGTTCCGCGGGGCGGTTCGCTCCCTTGA